ACTGGTCCTTACCCGGCACATCGATCTTTAAACCCGGGATGTTGGCCCCTAAGCGGGTTACATCAGATTGATACGTAGCCTGGCCTGAAACGGTAAACTGCGGCAGAAATCCTTTGTTCAGGTTTTCAATAGTAAGATCGGCCGTTTTACGAACCAGGTCTTTTTGTTTAATGACCGGGTAATTCTGCCGCGCCAGGTCATAGGCCTGCTCCAGCGTGAGCCGGTTATCCTGCGCCTGCACCCCAATGGCCAACAACAGTACCGCGATACTTAAACCGTGTTTAATCATGAGGTTTAACCATTTAGTTAATAGCATGACAAAAAAATTTATTTCTTAATTGAATCAATAACAAACTTTACAACCGTCTTTTTGCGCAATTCCATCAGGTTTATAAACTCTTCATCGGTTGCTTTGGTGATCCACTGCACCATAGGCCGGGCCAGGAAGGGAAAAATACACATCGACACCATATTCACCATTAATTCAATGCCTTTGATCGGCTTTATCTCTCCTTTCTTTACCAGCTTTGTAATCAACTCATCTACTTTATCTATGGGTGGCCGTTGATTGCCAAAGATCTTTTTTATCGCCTCTTTAGGATTCCTGTTTATTTCGTTCAGGATAAAAATCGGTAATAAGGGATTCTGTAACAGGGTATCGATGTATTCGCCTACAAACTTCTCTACCTTCTCGAACAGGGTCAGTTCCGACATCATGATAGAGGTGACTTTGGG
The Niastella koreensis GR20-10 genome window above contains:
- a CDS encoding TetR/AcrR family transcriptional regulator, encoding MIKENKNDKSTEQKILEAAKQVFMEKGIDGARMQDIADKAGINKALLHYYFRSKEKLFEMIFMEEARKFMPKVTSIMMSELTLFEKVEKFVGEYIDTLLQNPLLPIFILNEINRNPKEAIKKIFGNQRPPIDKVDELITKLVKKGEIKPIKGIELMVNMVSMCIFPFLARPMVQWITKATDEEFINLMELRKKTVVKFVIDSIKK